ACTACAAACTCCCGCCGCCCGCCGCCGTCTGGGACAGCGCGCAGGACATGTGGGCCAAGGGCACGCTGCTGGAAGTCATCTGGACCAGTGTCTCGCGCGGTCTGTTCGGCTTCGTCCTCGCGGTCGTCATCGGGACGCCGCTCGGTCTGCTGGTCGCCCGGGTGCGGTTCGTCCGGGCTGCGATCGGGCCGATCCTGTCCGGCCTCCAGTCGCTGCCCTCGGTGGCCTGGGTCGCCCCGGCCGTCATCTGGCTCGGGCTCCAGGACTCGATGATGTACGCGGTGATCCTGCTCGGCGCCGTCCCGTCGATCGCCAACGGCCTGGTCTCCGGCGTCGACCAGGTCCCGCCGCTCTTCCTCCGGGCGGGCCGCACCATCGGCGCGACCGGGCTGCGCGGCACCTGGCACATCGTGCTGCCGGCTGCGCTGCCGGGCTACCTCGCGGGGCTGAAGCAGGGCTGGGCCTTCTCCTGGCGTTCGCTGATGGCCGCCGAGATCATCGCCTCCTCCCCCGATCTCGGCCTGGGACTCGGGCAGTTGCTGGAGAACGGCCGCAACAACTTCGACATGCCCGGCATCTTCCTGTCGATCCTGCTCATCCTGTTCGTCGGCGTCGCGATCGACCTGCTGATCTTCAGTCCGCTGGAGCGGTGGGTACTGCGCAGCCGAGGTCTTCTCGTCAAGAACTGAGCCACGTCCATGCACGCACCCGTCCTTCTCGTCATCGCCCACGGCAGCCGCGATCCGCGGCACGCGGCGACCGTCCACGCGCTCACCGCGCGGGCACGGTCGCTGCGGCCGGGGCTCCGCGTGGAGACGGCCTTCCTCGACTTCAACGCCCCGTCCGTGCCCCGGGTACTGGAACGCCTGCACCCCCGGGGCGCATCGGGTGCGGAAGAGGTCGTCGCGCTGCCGTTGCTGCTCACCCGAG
The DNA window shown above is from Streptomyces sp. NBC_00247 and carries:
- a CDS encoding ABC transporter permease, which produces MASTDIKSAEDRAGTDGPAKRDDLAGLEAGLDALDAVQSHRTPVREVVVQKVLPPVLAVVLVVLVWQVLVWAKVTDDYKLPPPAAVWDSAQDMWAKGTLLEVIWTSVSRGLFGFVLAVVIGTPLGLLVARVRFVRAAIGPILSGLQSLPSVAWVAPAVIWLGLQDSMMYAVILLGAVPSIANGLVSGVDQVPPLFLRAGRTIGATGLRGTWHIVLPAALPGYLAGLKQGWAFSWRSLMAAEIIASSPDLGLGLGQLLENGRNNFDMPGIFLSILLILFVGVAIDLLIFSPLERWVLRSRGLLVKN